One genomic region from Spirosoma sp. KCTC 42546 encodes:
- a CDS encoding autotransporter outer membrane beta-barrel domain-containing protein, which yields MKSIRFSFLFFVVSLFVSNSLWAQTIRQKSTTEGLSFTLQGHYLGWSSDHFQYLDENAGSGPGIGGRIGYGFNQRLDVFAQYDIAFLDATKIAGKSFHFSHATAGLRFNFSTTTQALRPFAELGYAYQTGKADLVLNGNGGRDNILFKGGALHVGAGLNYFVSLPVAITLNGSLQAGAKSPVYVTGVNYFDEKADVMAFRISLGVVVYLSELF from the coding sequence ATGAAATCCATCCGATTTTCATTCCTTTTCTTCGTTGTAAGTTTATTCGTATCGAACAGCCTATGGGCGCAGACGATCCGCCAGAAATCGACTACCGAAGGGCTCAGTTTTACGTTACAGGGGCATTACCTGGGCTGGTCCTCAGATCATTTTCAATATTTAGACGAGAATGCTGGCAGCGGACCGGGTATTGGTGGCCGGATAGGATATGGTTTTAATCAACGGCTCGACGTCTTCGCCCAGTACGATATTGCCTTCCTGGACGCAACCAAAATAGCTGGAAAGTCTTTCCATTTTTCCCACGCAACAGCCGGTCTGCGTTTTAATTTTTCGACAACGACCCAGGCCTTACGCCCCTTTGCTGAACTGGGTTACGCCTATCAAACAGGTAAGGCAGACCTGGTACTTAATGGAAACGGCGGGCGCGACAATATTTTATTTAAGGGTGGTGCTTTACATGTTGGAGCAGGTCTTAATTACTTTGTCTCGTTACCGGTTGCGATAACACTAAACGGAAGCTTACAGGCAGGCGCAAAATCACCCGTTTATGTAACCGGTGTCAATTATTTCGATGAAAAGGCCGATGTAATGGCGTTTCGCATCTCGTTGGGTGTGGTCGTGTATTTGAGTGAGTTGTTTTGA
- a CDS encoding sorbosone dehydrogenase family protein, translated as MKGILMFSKTIVTFVISLIATSGVSWIVAIACQPAKQADAIVADSTGSMSGTALVKVVNAYPKLTFDSPVEYTYANDGTNRVFVVEQAGRIRVVENDANTASAGIYLDIRSKVASGGEMGLLGLAFHPDFKQNGFFYVNYTKSNPRETIVSRFKASSANASTVDPGSEVILFRFDQPYSNHNGGKVLFGPDGYLYVSTGDGGSGGDPQNNGQNRSSWLGKILRVDVNSTDKGQYGIPKDNPFKGNTNGYREEIFAYGLRNPWRISFDEKGQLWVGDVGQNAIEEVDIVTKGGNYGWRLKEGNANYNTKDNANAAELIAPIWQYSHSNGDVSITGGVVYRGSTNPDLRGKYIYADYASGRVWALTPNGTKSATNQELVSGAGAISAFGEDQKNELYLCEYGGGKILKLMANN; from the coding sequence ATGAAAGGAATCCTCATGTTTAGTAAAACCATCGTCACGTTTGTCATTTCACTGATAGCTACATCGGGCGTCTCCTGGATCGTCGCAATAGCTTGTCAGCCCGCAAAACAGGCCGATGCTATTGTTGCTGATTCGACTGGCAGTATGTCCGGCACCGCGCTGGTAAAAGTTGTTAATGCCTATCCAAAATTGACCTTCGACTCACCGGTTGAGTATACGTATGCGAATGATGGCACCAATCGAGTGTTCGTCGTGGAGCAGGCCGGGCGGATACGGGTAGTTGAAAACGACGCCAATACGGCTTCGGCGGGGATCTATTTAGACATACGTTCGAAGGTGGCATCGGGTGGAGAAATGGGATTGCTGGGCCTGGCCTTTCATCCCGATTTTAAGCAAAATGGCTTTTTCTATGTCAACTATACGAAAAGTAATCCTCGCGAAACCATTGTAAGTCGATTCAAGGCATCCTCAGCCAATGCGTCAACGGTTGACCCCGGTTCGGAAGTAATTCTATTTCGGTTTGATCAGCCTTATTCCAACCACAACGGCGGCAAAGTCCTGTTTGGGCCCGATGGGTACCTATATGTGTCAACGGGTGATGGCGGAAGCGGGGGAGATCCACAGAATAACGGACAGAACCGGAGTAGCTGGTTAGGGAAAATCCTACGCGTTGATGTAAATAGCACCGACAAAGGTCAATATGGTATCCCGAAGGATAATCCATTTAAAGGCAACACCAATGGTTACCGCGAAGAGATTTTTGCCTATGGCCTTCGGAATCCATGGCGGATCAGTTTCGATGAGAAAGGTCAACTGTGGGTAGGTGATGTTGGTCAGAACGCCATCGAAGAAGTAGATATCGTTACGAAAGGTGGGAACTACGGCTGGCGCCTAAAAGAAGGGAATGCCAACTACAACACAAAAGACAACGCGAATGCGGCTGAGCTGATCGCGCCCATCTGGCAATATTCACACAGCAATGGCGACGTATCGATCACGGGTGGCGTTGTTTACCGTGGTTCGACAAATCCGGACTTGCGCGGGAAGTATATCTATGCCGATTATGCCAGCGGCCGTGTTTGGGCGTTAACACCCAATGGTACAAAATCGGCTACGAACCAGGAACTTGTTTCGGGAGCAGGCGCTATTTCGGCCTTCGGCGAAGATCAGAAAAATGAGCTTTATCTCTGTGAATACGGCGGGGGCAAGATTCTTAAACTGATGGCCAATAACTGA
- a CDS encoding Stp1/IreP family PP2C-type Ser/Thr phosphatase — translation MKNFFNWLFGSNDPAALPETAESVVEQPTSPAPTGSSPVDEVNAVVVSDLGNVRQNNEDTGLFVRLADEGLRRIKGHLLLVADGMGGHLAGEVASQMAAEIVNREYFQHSESIEKSLLRAFQMANRQIFDEARQHDAFRGMGTTCTAIVVHDQQLYFAHVGDSRAYLFKTGQLIQLTQDHTYIQELLRSGEITPEAAASHPERNVLTQAMGTKADIRVDLGRCVLPFDSGDRLLLCSDGLYEYCLDADFIQVLQQANLHDAADELVKLAKNRGGHDNITIVLAERVVSDTTTTTKETREIDLPFTRDLELPQ, via the coding sequence ATGAAAAATTTCTTTAACTGGCTATTCGGCAGCAACGATCCGGCCGCGCTTCCGGAAACCGCCGAATCGGTTGTTGAACAACCCACCAGCCCTGCGCCAACTGGAAGCTCACCAGTCGATGAAGTCAACGCCGTGGTGGTTTCTGATCTGGGCAATGTCCGGCAAAACAATGAAGATACCGGCCTGTTTGTCCGCCTGGCCGACGAAGGCCTTCGTCGGATTAAAGGCCATCTCCTGCTCGTAGCCGATGGCATGGGTGGGCATCTAGCCGGAGAGGTAGCCAGCCAAATGGCCGCCGAAATCGTGAACCGGGAATATTTTCAGCATTCTGAATCCATTGAGAAAAGTTTGTTACGAGCATTCCAGATGGCCAATCGGCAGATCTTCGATGAAGCCCGGCAGCACGATGCGTTTCGAGGCATGGGCACCACCTGCACAGCCATTGTGGTTCATGACCAGCAACTTTACTTCGCCCACGTTGGCGATAGCCGGGCCTACTTATTTAAAACGGGGCAGCTTATCCAGTTAACCCAGGATCATACCTATATCCAGGAGTTACTTCGGTCGGGCGAGATTACCCCCGAAGCCGCTGCCAGCCATCCAGAACGAAACGTGCTGACGCAGGCAATGGGTACCAAAGCCGATATTCGGGTGGATTTGGGACGATGTGTTCTGCCTTTCGATTCGGGCGACCGGCTGTTACTCTGCTCCGATGGTCTGTATGAATATTGCCTCGATGCCGATTTCATACAGGTATTGCAACAGGCCAACCTGCACGATGCCGCCGACGAATTAGTCAAACTAGCGAAGAACCGGGGCGGACACGACAATATAACCATTGTGCTTGCCGAGCGGGTCGTTTCCGATACCACAACGACCACCAAAGAAACCCGTGAAATCGACTTGCCCTTCACTCGTGATCTGGAACTACCTCAATGA
- a CDS encoding serine/threonine-protein kinase: MQPTMKGRLIHHYRVESLLGEGGMGTVYQAIDTHLERLVAVKMLHTHLVNQTSFMERFRNEALILARLNHPNIAVVYNFLQDGSDYFMAMEYVEGDSLESLVRKTGALPASVAAEITRQGLEGLAHAHRKGILHRDIKPANLMLTPEGSIKLMDFGIARVVGNQRLTQVNRIVGTLEYMAPELVQGEAPSPASDLYAMGILLYELLSGKLPFASKTDYALMQAIIREKPIALRKLNANVPKELEAIVNKALEKNPTKRFADAREFQKALQPFFSQIPSLDPSLLVSPKPAPTTDVLNIQPVRKTVLLETTEIQPERKSTNKSQTTSWVSDNWQTLLAGIFILIAFVFIGLLFFDRSDDTLSTHQAQTGVTSNTVASGLAKQPVEPATTTVAVNETPSNKPSTIAVPEPRQEQPAPEEKKVIGKQPKSVSPRPYSNSPVLVKKPVAGSPEIPKPTETPANPGTPATRSEPAPEAIIPKSTVTHKSIAIRRLRVNLALVDGLSSDGSQEGQSIRFRVTEPVMSDGEVVIQSGATAYGEISRIKRADGDVFRKKNLLEFRITAVEAVNGKRIALRSATFSDEAKGQAVLFRSGQTFEVRTGDDVLNF; the protein is encoded by the coding sequence ATGCAACCAACTATGAAAGGCCGATTGATCCATCACTACCGCGTTGAATCGCTACTGGGCGAAGGCGGGATGGGGACCGTATATCAGGCCATTGATACGCATCTCGAACGACTTGTTGCGGTCAAGATGCTACACACTCATCTGGTTAACCAGACCTCGTTCATGGAGCGTTTCCGTAACGAAGCGCTGATTCTGGCCCGGCTCAACCACCCCAATATTGCTGTTGTGTATAATTTCCTGCAGGATGGTTCCGATTATTTCATGGCCATGGAGTACGTTGAAGGTGACAGCCTGGAAAGTCTGGTTCGAAAAACCGGCGCTTTACCCGCTTCGGTGGCCGCTGAGATCACCCGTCAGGGCTTGGAAGGGCTCGCCCATGCCCACCGGAAAGGCATTTTACACCGCGACATCAAGCCCGCCAACCTGATGCTTACGCCAGAAGGTAGCATCAAATTAATGGATTTCGGGATTGCCCGTGTAGTTGGCAACCAACGCCTGACGCAGGTCAACCGCATTGTGGGAACGCTGGAATACATGGCCCCAGAACTCGTTCAGGGAGAAGCGCCTTCACCTGCTTCGGACCTGTACGCTATGGGTATTCTGTTGTATGAATTACTCTCAGGAAAACTCCCTTTTGCCAGCAAAACGGATTATGCCCTGATGCAGGCAATTATCCGGGAGAAACCTATTGCCCTTCGGAAACTGAACGCGAATGTCCCGAAAGAGCTGGAAGCAATTGTCAATAAAGCCCTTGAGAAAAATCCGACCAAGCGGTTTGCCGATGCCAGGGAATTTCAAAAAGCACTTCAGCCGTTTTTTTCGCAGATACCCTCTCTCGATCCATCGTTATTGGTTTCTCCAAAGCCTGCACCCACTACGGATGTATTGAACATTCAGCCCGTCCGTAAAACGGTATTGCTCGAAACAACCGAGATTCAGCCAGAGCGAAAATCAACCAACAAATCACAGACTACAAGCTGGGTATCCGACAATTGGCAAACGCTCTTGGCAGGTATCTTCATCCTGATTGCCTTCGTCTTTATTGGGTTATTATTTTTCGACAGATCCGACGATACCCTATCAACGCATCAGGCTCAAACAGGCGTCACGAGTAACACCGTAGCATCCGGATTAGCCAAACAACCGGTAGAGCCAGCCACTACTACGGTGGCAGTAAACGAAACCCCATCCAACAAGCCCAGTACCATTGCCGTACCCGAGCCCAGGCAGGAGCAACCAGCTCCCGAGGAAAAGAAGGTTATTGGAAAGCAGCCCAAATCGGTCAGCCCTCGCCCCTATAGTAATAGCCCTGTCCTGGTTAAAAAGCCAGTCGCTGGATCACCGGAAATCCCTAAGCCCACTGAAACGCCAGCGAATCCAGGTACCCCAGCTACCCGATCGGAGCCAGCACCTGAAGCCATAATTCCTAAATCTACCGTCACCCACAAATCCATTGCCATCCGACGTCTACGGGTAAATCTGGCTCTGGTTGATGGACTTTCATCAGATGGTTCTCAGGAAGGTCAGTCCATCCGCTTTCGGGTCACTGAGCCAGTGATGAGCGATGGCGAAGTGGTCATTCAAAGCGGAGCAACGGCATATGGCGAAATAAGTCGGATCAAACGGGCCGATGGCGATGTGTTCCGCAAGAAAAACCTACTTGAATTTCGGATTACGGCTGTTGAAGCGGTGAATGGTAAACGCATTGCCCTTCGGTCGGCTACGTTCAGCGACGAGGCAAAAGGACAAGCGGTACTGTTCCGGTCCGGGCAAACATTTGAAGTCCGAACCGGCGACGATGTCCTGAATTTCTAA
- a CDS encoding methylated-DNA--[protein]-cysteine S-methyltransferase has protein sequence MVTVVFESPLGLVRVSGDEKGVAVISCTDSSVQEITPEIQSISPLVEPVQAAVQQLKDYFAGSRQTFDFPLNPSGTTFQQTVWQALLDVPFGTTQSYLALSRRIGDEKAIRAVAAANGRNPLWIVVPCHRIIGSDGSLTGYAGGLWRKQWLLEHEGAFAKSSQLSLF, from the coding sequence ATGGTAACTGTTGTTTTTGAATCACCCCTTGGTTTAGTGCGTGTCTCCGGCGATGAAAAAGGCGTTGCGGTTATTTCCTGCACCGATAGTTCAGTCCAGGAAATAACCCCTGAAATCCAGTCGATCTCTCCCCTTGTAGAACCAGTTCAGGCGGCTGTTCAGCAACTAAAAGATTATTTCGCAGGAAGCCGTCAAACGTTTGATTTTCCGTTGAATCCATCAGGAACCACTTTTCAGCAAACGGTTTGGCAGGCTTTGCTGGATGTACCGTTCGGCACAACACAATCTTATCTGGCACTGTCCCGCCGGATTGGCGATGAAAAAGCGATCCGGGCAGTAGCCGCTGCCAATGGCCGGAATCCACTCTGGATTGTAGTGCCCTGCCACCGCATCATTGGTTCCGATGGCTCATTAACAGGTTATGCGGGTGGCCTATGGCGCAAACAGTGGCTTCTGGAACATGAAGGAGCTTTCGCCAAGTCGAGCCAGTTATCGTTGTTCTAA
- a CDS encoding ferritin-like domain-containing protein, whose protein sequence is MATFGERIANFFGGTDTETQEGLKGLFVNELKDIYYAEKQAVDALGEQADASTTDEVRNAFLHHQEETRNHVARLEQVFSSIGVDAEEGSCDAIDGLVDDAQRVVSNTDSGSLTRDAGLIIAGQKVEHHEIASYGSAVTLAQVLGYQQAARLLEQTLNEEKNADKKLTTLAESFVNSRASSEDSGSSYRNDDDADDFNKWGVVNPDGTRYDDPTRSSNSTGTTYSGNTSTPLAGTSGI, encoded by the coding sequence ATGGCAACGTTTGGAGAACGCATCGCTAACTTTTTCGGAGGCACGGACACGGAAACGCAGGAAGGCCTCAAGGGTTTGTTTGTTAATGAACTCAAGGACATTTATTATGCTGAAAAACAGGCTGTAGATGCACTGGGCGAGCAAGCCGATGCATCCACAACCGACGAAGTGCGGAATGCTTTTTTGCATCATCAGGAGGAAACCCGGAACCATGTAGCCCGACTGGAGCAGGTATTCAGTAGCATTGGGGTAGATGCCGAAGAGGGCTCCTGCGACGCTATTGATGGATTGGTAGACGATGCGCAACGGGTTGTTTCGAATACCGATTCTGGCTCATTGACACGTGATGCCGGTTTGATCATAGCTGGACAGAAAGTGGAGCATCACGAAATTGCTTCGTACGGTTCGGCTGTTACGCTGGCACAGGTTCTTGGCTATCAGCAGGCTGCGCGGCTACTGGAACAAACCTTGAACGAAGAGAAAAATGCCGATAAAAAGTTAACGACACTAGCCGAGTCATTCGTTAACAGCCGGGCTTCGTCGGAAGATAGCGGATCATCTTACCGGAATGATGATGACGCGGATGACTTTAACAAATGGGGCGTAGTTAATCCGGATGGGACTCGCTACGATGACCCGACCAGAAGCAGTAACTCAACGGGTACGACTTATAGTGGTAATACCAGTACACCATTGGCTGGCACATCGGGCATCTAA
- a CDS encoding RDD family protein translates to MDSPSRDLLDASELLAQPLKPTRWTNRLANLLIDTVFFYIIFGTLGTAIALISPEFLDSLGRIHPILNQVLSSLLFVIYYLAFEIWLGKTPGKIITKTKVVDQEGNKPDVKTCLERNFARLIPFDGLTFFQAAPIGMHDRMAHTMVVDDLPALTLDQSLRNIPE, encoded by the coding sequence ATGGACAGCCCATCTCGAGACCTACTTGATGCCAGTGAGCTTTTAGCGCAGCCCCTAAAGCCTACCCGCTGGACAAACCGGCTGGCAAATCTGCTGATTGACACGGTATTTTTCTATATCATTTTCGGTACGCTTGGTACTGCCATTGCCCTGATTAGTCCTGAATTCCTTGACTCGCTGGGTCGTATCCACCCAATACTTAATCAGGTCCTGAGTTCATTACTTTTTGTGATCTATTACCTTGCTTTCGAAATATGGTTGGGCAAGACGCCTGGAAAGATCATAACTAAAACGAAGGTTGTGGATCAGGAGGGGAATAAGCCTGATGTTAAGACTTGTTTAGAGCGTAATTTTGCCCGCCTAATCCCATTCGATGGGTTAACCTTTTTTCAGGCCGCGCCCATTGGTATGCATGACCGGATGGCGCATACTATGGTTGTTGATGATTTACCTGCGTTAACGTTGGATCAGTCGCTTCGAAACATACCGGAATAG